In Anaerolineae bacterium, the DNA window AGTAGCAAACTTTTTATCTGCTACCTTGCTACCTGTTACCCTGTTTTTTGGGGAAGTAACTTTTCTGGACATCTATACGTTCCACACTTGACAGAACAGGGGCCTATGATAGAATTCCAAAAAATCAAGTAAAACCCTTCCGGCCTGGGCCAGGCAGCCAATGATAAATTTACATCACGCCATCTTCTGGATTGTTATGGGTGTTTTTGTGACTGTCGGTATTCTCCTGTCTTACACCCTTGTCCGTCTCCAGCAAAAATCAAACAACGCCATAGAAACAGACAGGCTGGGCCTTATCTGGACCCTGGTGCCGGTGGGGATTCTGGCAGCCTTGCTGATTTTAACCTTTCAAACCATTCACCCGGCCAGGTAGCCGAAAAATAGCATCTGTTCTTGGCTATTGGCCAATTTGCATCTGGGAGCTAAACCATGACCAATACTTCACCCCTGGCAAGCGCGGGCTTTGGGCGATTGACGATAGCCACGTCGGTGTGGGTCCTCTTTTTGATTTTTTTTGGGGCCGTGGTGCGGGTAACCGATTCCGGGATGGGCTGCCCGGATTGGCCTTTGTGTTACAACCAAGTTATCCCGCCGGCCGAACTTCCGGCCTGGATTGAGTTTTTGCACCGGGTTATTGCCGGAATTGCCGGCTTGCTCACCGTGGCTGTTGCGGTGCTGGCCTGGCGCAACTACCGCCAATACCGGCCTATCTATGTTCCGGCGCTGAGCGGGGTGGGCCTGGTTCTCTTCCAGGCTTTTTTGGGCGGCGTGACGGTTTGGTTCAATAACGCGCCGCTAACGGTTATGGCCCACGTGCTGGCGGCGGTATTGTACCTGGCCCTAACGGTAATGATCGCTACCGTCGCCCACCTGCCCACGACCTACGTGGCCAACGCCGGCGTGCCGGCCGGCCACCAAAGTTACTTTCGCTGGCTCATTGTTGCGGCCGTTGTGGTGCTGGCCCTCATTCTCACCGGGGCCACAGTGGTGGGCGCCGGGGCCGGGCTGGCCTGCCTGAACGATTGGCCTCTGTGTTACGGCGAGATCTTTCCGGCAAACGCCCATCCCGGCGTTGTCATTCACCTGCTGCATCGTTTTACCGTGGTGGCAGTGGGGGTGGTGTTGGCCGCCGTCATCCTGCAAACCCGCCGCCGTTATTCCACTCACCGATTGCTGGTCAGGTGGTCAACCATTTTGGGAATTTTATTCCTGGCGCAAGTGGCGGTGGGGGGGTTAAATGTGTGGCTGCTTTTGCCCCAAACCATCAACGCCCTGCATCTAACCCTGGCTTCAGCGGTGTGGGCCAGCCTGATCATAATGCTGACCCTTTTCTATTTTACCGGCAAATCTCTCCTGCCCGAGGAGAAGCCAGAAGAAGCAGATGGCAAACCTTTAGATACTCCCCACAAAGCGGCGGTTTACTTTAAACTGACCAAACCCCTGGTGATGGCCCTGTTATTGACCACCACCCTGGGCGCAATGTTTATTGCGGCCAAAGGAATCCCGCCAATTTCGCTGATGCTTTACACTCTGTTGGGCGGCGCATTGGCCGCAGGCGGGGCCAGCGCCCTCAATAGTTACCTTGACAGCGATATTGACGGCCTGATGGCCCGCACCTCCCGCCGCCCCACCGTGACCGGCCTGGTTACGCCCGACGAGACCCTCTTTTTTGGCCTGGCCCTGAGCACTCTATCGTTTTTTGTTTTGGCCACATTTGTGAACATGTTGAGCGCGGCCCTGAGCATGTTGGGCATTCTCTACTACGTTTTCTTTTACACCCTCTACCTCAAACGCGCCACCATACACAACATCATCATCGGCGGCGCGGCCGGGGCAATTCCGCCCCTGGTGGGTTGGGCCGCGGTTACGGGCGCGTTGGATTTGAGCGCGTTTTACCTGTTTGCCCTTATCTTTTTTTGGACTCCCCCGCACACCTGGGCGCTGGCCTTGCTGGTGAAAAAAGATTACGCCCAGGCCCACGTGCCTATGCTGCCCGTGGTGGCCGGGGAAAAAGAAACCGCCTACCAGATTTTTCTTTACTCCGTTTTGCTCATCACTTTAACCCTGCTGCCCTTCACCTTTCAGATGTTTGGGCTACCGTACTTGATCGCCGCGGTTATGCTGGGGCTGCCGTTTCTCTACCTGGCCTGGAAACTGTGGCGAAACTACAGCAAAAGCGCCGGCAGGCGGCTTTACAAATTTTCGCAAACCTACCTGGCCCTGCTCTTTTTGGTAATGGTGCTGGATAGTAGCCTGTTCTAAACATGACGATTCCCGCCATCCTCAGCCTGGCAACCGGCACGCCGCCCAACCAATACCGCCAGATGGACATCCACGACCAATGGATTTCTCCTTTTTTACACACCCAACGGGCGCGGGCCATTTTTACCGCCGCCGAAATTGACACTCGCTTTAGCGCGCTGGCCGACGCCGCCTTTCTGAGCAACGAACCCAGCACCAAAGCCCGCAACGACGTGTACATGCAAACCGCCCGGCCCCTGGCCCAAACTGTTATCCGGCAAGCCCTCGCCCGGGCCAACCTGGCCCCCACCGACCTTGATCACTTCATCGTTATCTCCTGCACCGGCTTTGACGACCCCGGCCTGGACGTGCTTTTGGCCGGCGACCTGCACATGCGGCCCGACCTGCGGCGCAGCGCCCTCATTGGCATGGGCTGTCACGCCGGTTTGACCGGCCTGGACCGGGCCGTTCTGGAACTGGCTGCCCGCCCGCAAAGCCATGTTTTGGTATTGACGGTAGAATTGGGAACACTTCACTTTCAACACGGCAAAAAGTTGGACAGTATGATTGCGGCGGCGCTGTTTGGCGATGGCGCGGCGGCCGTGATCGTTGGCCCCCACACCTCGCCCGGCCGGCCCAAACTGCTGGACACTATGACCTACAGCGATTACCAGGCTCATGATCTGCTGGGTTTTCGGGTGTCCGACAAAGGGTATGAAATCCGGTTAGATAGAAACGTGCCTCAAGCCCTGCAAAATATTGTGCCCAATTTAGTGGCCGGCTTTTTGAAGCGGTCAAACCTTAACAAAGATGATATTCGCTTTTGGGGCATTCATCCGGGAGGAGCCAAAATTGTGGATTACCTGGCCCAGGGGCTTGATCTCAGGCCGGACGAGGTGAATTTCAGCCGTCAGGTGTTGCGCCAATATGGCAACATGTCGTCTGCCACCATCTTTTTTGTGCTCGACCAGATCATCCGGCAGGGCCAACCTCAACCGGGAGACTACGCCTTGCTCCAATCATTTGGCCCGGGTTTGACCATTGAATTATGCCTGGTGCAGTGGTAAATCTAACTCCAAAAGGAGTCGCCATTTTAGTTGCCCCAAACCATAAATGTTCTCTCAAACAACAGATCGCTCAAGCCCATATTTGAATACTATTACCGGGAGCGCGTCTCGCCCCCAAACCGGATACCCCTTCCAGGCTAAAACCTGGACGTTGTGGCTATTAGCCGCCTTAACCCCGGCCATCTTGACCAAAAATCCGCTGTATCTTCTCCTCCTCATAGCCGTAGTTTGGCTCAATTACTTCAGCCTGGATCCAAAAACTGCCACGGCGCGGGGTTGGCGAGCCTTTCTTTACCTGGGAGTAGTGCTGGCGCTCGTGAGCGTTGTTTTCAACATCCTCTTTGTCCGGGCCGGCGCCACGCATCTTTTTACCTTGCCCAAACTACAATGGCAGACAACAACAGAAATGGGATATGTGACCGTCGCCCAAATTGGCGGCAAAGTGACCCTGGAAAGCCTGGTTTACGGGCTAAATACCGGCCTGGCCCTCATGACCATTCTGCTCATCTTTGCTACTTTTAATACCCAGGTAGACCATTACCAACTTTTACGCAGCACCCCCCGTTTTCTCTACCAATCCGCCATTGTTATGTCCATTGCCATCACCTTTATCCCCTACATGCTCATTGCCCAACGCGAAATCCGGGAAGCGCAAACCCTGCGCGGCCACCGCTTCCGTCGCATCCGCGACCTGCTTCCTCTTTTTGTAACGCTGCTGGCCGAAGGGCTGGAACGTAGTCTCGTGCTGGCCGAATCAATGGAAGCGCGAGGGTTCAGCAGCCCACCGCCGGGGCAAACCGTTGAAACAGGCCTGCGCCTCAAAGGCTGCATTGCCTTAGCGTTGACCATTTTGCTCGGCGGCGCCTTCGCCTGGAACTACGCGCCTCAAAAAATAATTGGGGGAACAATGATGCTGGCGGGGGGAACAATGCTGGCGATGGCCTTATGGCTGGTGGGCCGCAAGGTACGGCGCAGCCGTTACCGGCGCGCCCTGTGGCGGCGACAGGATACGGTGGTAGCCGTCACTGCAATGATAAGTTTAAGTGTTATATTGGCCAACTGGCTCACCAACCGGTCTATCTTAATTTTCTATCCATACCCCAAATTGCAATGGCCGCCCTTCTCGCCCATGATTGCCCTCAGCTTGCTCCTGCTCGCCACGCCGGTTTTGATCCAGTGGTGGGTAAATTTAAAAAAACCTGGCCGGTCCGTGGAGTTCAGGTATGATTGAATTGAACAAGGTCACCTACACCTATCCTCTTCAACAACATCCCGCCCTGCAAAACATCTCTTTGACCATTTCTCCCGGCGAATTTCTACTGGTCGTTGGCCCGTCGGGCGTGGGCAAAAGCACCCTGCTGCGTTGTATCAACGGCCTGGTGCCTCATTTTCACGGGGGAGAAATCCGGGGGCAAATACAGGTTGCGGGTCGAGACCCCCTTGCCCTGGGGCCGCGCGGCATGGCCGACCTGGTTGGGTTTGTGTTTCAAGACCCTGAAACACAATTTGTCACCGAGCAGGTAGAGGACGAATTGGCCTTTGCGTTGGAAAATCACAATTTTTCACAGACCACCATGCGCAAGCGGGTCGAAGAAGTGCTCGACCAACTGTCCATTGCGTACCTGCGGCAGCGGCGTATTGACACTCTCTCCGGCGGCGAACGCCAGCGCGTGGCTATTGGCAGTGTGCTCGCCTTGCAACCTTCAATCCTGGTGCTCGACGAGCCGACCTCCCAGCTTGACCCCCAGGCCGCCGAAGAAATTTTAACCACCCTGCAAAAATTCAATGAAGACCTGGGGTTGACCATCATCATCTCCGAGCATCGTTTAGAACGAGTGGCCCAATACGCCGACCGGATTTGTTACCTGCCCGCCTCAAATCAGCCGCCTATCACGGGCCAACCCCGTGATGTTTTGGCGCAGGCGGAGCTGGCCCCCCCCTTGGTAAAATTGGGGCAAAAACTTGGCTGGCCGCTGATTCCCTTGACCATCAAAGAAGGCCGGCCTTTTGCCGCCGCTCTTAAATCCCAATTGCCGCGGGCTAAACCATCCCTCACTTCCGGCCAAACAAGACCGCCAACTGAGTCGGTGATCAGGCTAAAAAATGTGTCCTACCGTTATGATGGAGATGTTGAAGCGCTCAAAGATGTCAGCCTGAACATCCAACGCGGCGAACGGGTGGTTTTGATGGGACGAAACGGCTCCGGCAAAAGCACCCTCTTAAAAAACCTGGTCGGTCTGCTTCACCCGCAGCAAGGCAAAATCGAGATTTTGGGCCAGGATACCCGGAAAACGCCCCTGCTTGAAATTACCCAGCAGGTTGGCTTTGTGCCCCAAAATCCGGGCCGCCTGCTCTTTCACGACACGGTGGCTGAAGAACTGGCCTTTACCCGGCAAGCGCACCAACTTCCCCCCTTAAATCCAACGGACCTTTTACAAAAATTGGGGCTGGAACACCTGGCCCAGGCCTATCCCCGCGACTTGAGCAGCGGCGAACGCCAGCGGGTAGCCCTGGCCGCCATTTTAGCCGCTGAGCCGGAAATCGTGCTCCTGGACGAGCCGACTCGCGGCCTGGACTACCAAAATAAAGCCCAATTGACCCGTATTCTCAATAACCTCGCCCGGCAAAATGTAACCATTGTGCTGGCCACGCACGATGTGGAGATGGTGGCTCACTGCGCCGACCGGGTGGTCATTATGGGCGAGGGGCAGGTGGTGGTAGACGGGCCGGTCCGCGAGGTGATGACCGAGTCAATGGTCTTTGCCTCGCAAATCAACAAACTGTTACGCGACAGCCGCTTTCTGACGGTGGAAGACGTGTTGCAGGCATGTGGCCTTGCGCTAAACCCATGTTAAATCCGTCCAAACTTTTATCGGCGCTCATTTTGTTGCTGGCCAGTTGGCTGGGGCTGTGGGCTTTTAT includes these proteins:
- a CDS encoding protoheme IX farnesyltransferase: MTNTSPLASAGFGRLTIATSVWVLFLIFFGAVVRVTDSGMGCPDWPLCYNQVIPPAELPAWIEFLHRVIAGIAGLLTVAVAVLAWRNYRQYRPIYVPALSGVGLVLFQAFLGGVTVWFNNAPLTVMAHVLAAVLYLALTVMIATVAHLPTTYVANAGVPAGHQSYFRWLIVAAVVVLALILTGATVVGAGAGLACLNDWPLCYGEIFPANAHPGVVIHLLHRFTVVAVGVVLAAVILQTRRRYSTHRLLVRWSTILGILFLAQVAVGGLNVWLLLPQTINALHLTLASAVWASLIIMLTLFYFTGKSLLPEEKPEEADGKPLDTPHKAAVYFKLTKPLVMALLLTTTLGAMFIAAKGIPPISLMLYTLLGGALAAGGASALNSYLDSDIDGLMARTSRRPTVTGLVTPDETLFFGLALSTLSFFVLATFVNMLSAALSMLGILYYVFFYTLYLKRATIHNIIIGGAAGAIPPLVGWAAVTGALDLSAFYLFALIFFWTPPHTWALALLVKKDYAQAHVPMLPVVAGEKETAYQIFLYSVLLITLTLLPFTFQMFGLPYLIAAVMLGLPFLYLAWKLWRNYSKSAGRRLYKFSQTYLALLFLVMVLDSSLF
- a CDS encoding type III polyketide synthase, encoding MTIPAILSLATGTPPNQYRQMDIHDQWISPFLHTQRARAIFTAAEIDTRFSALADAAFLSNEPSTKARNDVYMQTARPLAQTVIRQALARANLAPTDLDHFIVISCTGFDDPGLDVLLAGDLHMRPDLRRSALIGMGCHAGLTGLDRAVLELAARPQSHVLVLTVELGTLHFQHGKKLDSMIAAALFGDGAAAVIVGPHTSPGRPKLLDTMTYSDYQAHDLLGFRVSDKGYEIRLDRNVPQALQNIVPNLVAGFLKRSNLNKDDIRFWGIHPGGAKIVDYLAQGLDLRPDEVNFSRQVLRQYGNMSSATIFFVLDQIIRQGQPQPGDYALLQSFGPGLTIELCLVQW
- a CDS encoding energy-coupling factor transporter transmembrane protein EcfT; this translates as MNTITGSASRPQTGYPFQAKTWTLWLLAALTPAILTKNPLYLLLLIAVVWLNYFSLDPKTATARGWRAFLYLGVVLALVSVVFNILFVRAGATHLFTLPKLQWQTTTEMGYVTVAQIGGKVTLESLVYGLNTGLALMTILLIFATFNTQVDHYQLLRSTPRFLYQSAIVMSIAITFIPYMLIAQREIREAQTLRGHRFRRIRDLLPLFVTLLAEGLERSLVLAESMEARGFSSPPPGQTVETGLRLKGCIALALTILLGGAFAWNYAPQKIIGGTMMLAGGTMLAMALWLVGRKVRRSRYRRALWRRQDTVVAVTAMISLSVILANWLTNRSILIFYPYPKLQWPPFSPMIALSLLLLATPVLIQWWVNLKKPGRSVEFRYD
- a CDS encoding ABC transporter ATP-binding protein, which encodes MIELNKVTYTYPLQQHPALQNISLTISPGEFLLVVGPSGVGKSTLLRCINGLVPHFHGGEIRGQIQVAGRDPLALGPRGMADLVGFVFQDPETQFVTEQVEDELAFALENHNFSQTTMRKRVEEVLDQLSIAYLRQRRIDTLSGGERQRVAIGSVLALQPSILVLDEPTSQLDPQAAEEILTTLQKFNEDLGLTIIISEHRLERVAQYADRICYLPASNQPPITGQPRDVLAQAELAPPLVKLGQKLGWPLIPLTIKEGRPFAAALKSQLPRAKPSLTSGQTRPPTESVIRLKNVSYRYDGDVEALKDVSLNIQRGERVVLMGRNGSGKSTLLKNLVGLLHPQQGKIEILGQDTRKTPLLEITQQVGFVPQNPGRLLFHDTVAEELAFTRQAHQLPPLNPTDLLQKLGLEHLAQAYPRDLSSGERQRVALAAILAAEPEIVLLDEPTRGLDYQNKAQLTRILNNLARQNVTIVLATHDVEMVAHCADRVVIMGEGQVVVDGPVREVMTESMVFASQINKLLRDSRFLTVEDVLQACGLALNPC